The Edaphobacter sp. 12200R-103 genome contains a region encoding:
- the prmC gene encoding peptide chain release factor N(5)-glutamine methyltransferase, translated as MSGASITLRQALRDAADRLAADPLLADTARRDAELLLLHVLAAPRTVLRSDPARLLNSEQVQAYEACIARRLQHEPVQYIVGSQEFYGLAFRVTPAVLIPRPETEHLVEAALERLPHDRPVAIADIGTGSGAIAIALAHHLPLASVYALDLSPAALEVAGSNAAALGVESRMQFVVSDLLDALPSHQWHGFFDAVVSNPPYVPAGEAAQLHPQVSRYEPASALYAEDDGLAIYKRLIPQAYKALKPGGLLAMEIGHGQRDAIAGLLSGWRDVGFVNDLQAIPRVALARR; from the coding sequence CTGTCCGGCGCTTCCATAACGCTTCGGCAGGCGCTGCGCGATGCAGCAGACCGCCTGGCAGCGGATCCTCTTCTTGCGGATACGGCGCGGCGGGATGCGGAGCTTCTGTTGCTCCATGTGCTCGCGGCTCCGCGCACCGTGCTGCGCTCCGACCCTGCGCGGCTGCTCAACAGCGAACAGGTGCAGGCCTATGAGGCGTGCATTGCCCGAAGACTGCAGCATGAGCCGGTCCAGTACATCGTGGGCTCGCAGGAGTTCTATGGGCTGGCCTTTCGCGTTACGCCCGCCGTGTTGATCCCGCGTCCGGAGACCGAGCACCTGGTCGAAGCAGCTCTCGAGCGACTGCCTCATGACCGTCCGGTCGCCATTGCCGATATCGGGACCGGGTCGGGAGCGATTGCCATCGCGCTGGCGCATCATCTTCCGCTGGCCTCGGTGTACGCGCTGGATCTTTCGCCGGCTGCCCTTGAGGTCGCCGGGAGCAACGCAGCCGCTCTTGGAGTCGAGAGCAGGATGCAGTTTGTCGTCTCCGATCTGCTGGACGCACTTCCGTCCCACCAGTGGCATGGGTTCTTTGACGCTGTCGTCAGTAATCCACCTTACGTTCCTGCCGGGGAGGCCGCGCAGCTTCATCCCCAGGTGAGCCGATACGAGCCTGCCTCGGCGCTGTATGCGGAAGACGATGGCCTGGCGATCTATAAGCGGCTTATCCCCCAGGCATACAAGGCGCTGAAACCGGGAGGCCTGCTGGCCATGGAGATCGGGCATGGCCAGCGCGATGCGATCGCAGGGCTTCTCTCCGGTTGGCGCGACGTCGGCTTCGTCAACGATCTGCAGGCGATTCCGCGGGTTGCGCTGGCTCGCAGATAG